The Equus przewalskii isolate Varuska chromosome 8, EquPr2, whole genome shotgun sequence genome has a window encoding:
- the LOC139085357 gene encoding uncharacterized protein — protein sequence MLFISTKGKKRHHTSHRFFHKTSCIFRWTQESLPAGTAAADSRTQRPGYRTIYGGARRKGARFFSPALPRALTRDSQPGGLAGGGDGPTRRGEPTEPRSGWRGGGGSPAPAARSSRRRCLRCEPREQVPLTLGLSTRTRTRKTGRAPAEGAPRGAGPGALPPPPLPLLRCCRQRHRLRGEGARVPGRAGDADLAPGRRSATCCSPASCCCCSPLARCLEYVLS from the exons atgctttttatttctacaaagggaaaaaagaggcaCCATACTTCACATCGCTTTTTCCATAAAACCAGTTGCATATTCCGCTGGACTCAGGAGTCGCTCCCGGCGGGCACGGCCGCCGCGGACTCCCGGACACAGCGCCCGGGCTACAGAACCATC TATGGCGGTGCAAGAAGGAAGGGAGCGCGGTTTTTCTCTCCGGCTCTGCCTCGGGCACTGACACGTGACTCGCAGCCCGGCGGACTCGCAGGCGGCGGGGACGGACCGACGCGGCGAGGGGAGCCCACGGAGCCCCGCTCCGGCTGGCGAGGCGGCGGCGGGAGCCCGGCACCGGCGGCCCGCAGCTCGCGGCGACGCTGCCTCCGCTGTGAGCCGCGCGAGCAGGTGCCGCTCACGCTGGGGCTgagcacacgcacacgcacacgcaagACGGGCAGGGCGCCGGCGGAGGGGGCGCcgcgcggggccgggccgggcgcgctgccgccgccgccgctcccccTGCTGCGCTGCTGCCGCCAGCGGCACCGCCTCCGAGGGGAGGGCGCGCGGGTCCCGGGCCGCGCGGGGGATGCTGATCTGGCGCCTGGGAGGAGGTCGGCAACTTGCTGCTCACCTGCAAGTTGTTGCTGCTGCTCGCCACTCGCTAG GTGCTTGGAATATGTGCTGTCATAA